From the genome of Excalfactoria chinensis isolate bCotChi1 chromosome 12, bCotChi1.hap2, whole genome shotgun sequence, one region includes:
- the GNAT1 gene encoding guanine nucleotide-binding protein G(t) subunit alpha-1 has protein sequence MGAGASAEEKHSRELEKKLKEDAEKDARTVKLLLLGAGESGKSTIVKQMKIIHQDGYSLEECLEFIAIIYSNTLQSMLAIVRAMTTLNIQYGDSARQDDARKLLHLSDTIEEGTMPKEMSDIIGRLWKDAGIQACFDRASEYQLNDSAGYYLSDLERLVTPGYVPTEQDVLRSRVKTTGIIETQFSFKDLNFRMFDVGGQRSERKKWIHCFEGVTCIIFIAALSAYDMVLVEDDEVNRMHESLHLFNSICNHRYFATTSIVLFLNKKDVFLEKIKKAHLSICFPDYDGPNTYDDAGNYIKLQFLELNMRRDVKEIYSHMTCATDTENVKFVFDAVTDIIIKENLKDCGLF, from the exons ATGGGAGCAGGGGCCAGCGCTGAGGAAAAGCACTCCCGTGAGctggagaagaagctgaaggaggacGCTGAGAAGGATGCCAGGACCgtcaagctgctgctgctgg GAGCAGGAGAGTCAGGGAAGAGTACCATTGTCAAGCAGATGAA GATCATCCACCAGGATGGTTACTCCCTGGAGGAGTGCTTGGAGTTCATCGCCATCATCTACAGCAACACGCTGCAGTCCATGCTGGCCATCGTGCGTGCCATGACCACGCTCAACATCCAGTATGGCGACTCAGCTCGCCAG GATGATGCCCGCAAGCTGCTGCACCTCTCAGACACCATTGAGGAGGGCACCATGCCCAAGGAGATGTCGGACATCATTGGGCGGCTCTGGAAGGATGCAGGCATCCAGGCCTGTTTCGACCGGGCCTCTGAGTACCAGCTCAACGACTCGGCAGGATA TTACCTGTCGGACCTGGAGCGCCTGGTGACCCCTGGCTACGTCCCCACCGAGCAGGACGTGCTGCGTTCCCGTGTCAAAACCACCGGCATCATCGAAACCCAGTTCTCTTTCAAGGACCTCAACTTCAG GATGTTTGATGTGGGAGGACAGCGCTCGGAGCGCAAGAAGTGGATCCACTGCTTTGAGGGGGTGACGTGCATCATCTTCATCGCGGCGCTCAGCGCCTACGACATGGTGCTGGTGGAGGATGATGAAGTG AACCGCATGCACGAGAGCCTGCACCTCTTCAACAGCATCTGCAACCACCGCTACTTCGCCACCACCTCGATCGTCCTCTTCCTCAACAAGAAGGACGTCTTCCTGGAGAAGATCAAGAAGGCGCACCTCAGCATCTGCTTCCCTGACTATGATG GTCCCAACACCTACGACGATGCTGGCAACTACATCAAGCTGCAGTTCCTGGAGCTGAACATGCGGCGGGACGTGAAGGAGATCTACTCGCACATGACCTGCGCCACTGATACCGAGAACGTCAAGTTCGTCTTTGACGCTGTCACCGACATCATCATCAAGGAGAACCTCAAGGACTGTGGGCTCTTCTGA
- the GNAI2 gene encoding guanine nucleotide-binding protein G(i) subunit alpha-2, with translation MGCTVSAEDKAAAERSRMIDRNLREDGEKAAREVKLLLLGAGESGKSTIVKQMKIIHEDGYSEEECRQYKAVVYSNTIQSIMAIIKAMGNLQIDFGDSSRADDARQLFALACTAEEQGIMPEDLANVIRRLWADHGVQACFNRSREYQLNDSAAYYLNDLERIARADYIPTQQDVLRTRVKTTGIVETHFTFKDLHFKMFDVGGQRSERKKWIHCFEGVTAIIFCVALSAYDLVLAEDEEMNRMHESMKLFDSICNNKWFTDTSIILFLNKKDLFEEKIVHSPLTICFPEYTGANKYDEAASYIQSKFEDLNKRKDTKEIYTHFTCATDTKNVQFVFDAVTDVIIKNNLKDCGLF, from the exons ATGGGCTGCACGGTCAGCGCCGAGGATAAGGCGGCCGCCGAGCGCTCCCGCATGATCGACCGCAACCTGCGGGAGGACGGCGAGAAGGCGGCGCGGGaggtgaagctgctgctgctgg GTGCCGGGGAGTCCGGGAAGAGCACCATCGTCAAACAGATGAA GATCATCCACGAAGATGGCTACTCAGAGGAGGAGTGCCGGCAATACAAAGCCGTGGTCTACAGCAACACCATCCAGTCCATCATGGCCATCATCAAGGCTATGGGGAACCTGCAGATCGACTTTGGGGACTCCTCCAGAGCA GATGATGCCCGCCAGCTCTTTGCACTCGCCTGCACCGCGGAGGAGCAGGGCATCATGCCTGAAGACCTCGCCAACGTCATCCGCAGGCTGTGGGCTGACCACGGGGTCCAGGCCTGCTTCAATCGCTCCCGTGAATACCAGCTGAATGACTCTGCTGCCTA CTACCTGAACGACCTGGAGAGGATAGCGCGGGCCGACTACATCCCCACCCAGCAGGACGTGCTGCGCACCCGGGTGAAGACCACCGGCATCGTGGAGACCCACTTCACCTTCAAGGACCTGCACTTCAA GATGTTCGACGTGGGCGGCCAGCGCTCAGAGCGGAAGAAGTGGATCCACTGCTTCGAGGGGGTGACGGCCATCATTTTCTGCGTGGCCCTGAGCGCCTACGACCTGGTGCTGGCAGAAGATGAGGAGATG AACCGGATGCACGAGAGCATGAAGCTGTTCGACAGCATCTGCAACAACAAGTGGTTCACGGACACGTCCATCATCCTCTTCCTCAACAAGAAGGACCTTTTTGAGGAGAAGATCGTGCACAGCCCCCTGACCATCTGCTTCCCGGAGTACACAG GTGCCAACAAGTACGACGAGGCTGCCAGCTACATCCAGAGCAAGTTTGAGGACCTGAACAAGCGGAAGGACACCAAGGAGATCTACACACACTTCACCTGTGCCACCGACACCAAGAACGTGCAGTTTGTCTTTGATGCCGTCACCGACGTCATCATCAAAAACAACCTGAAGGACTGCGGGCTCTTCTGA
- the SLC38A3 gene encoding sodium-coupled neutral amino acid transporter 3: MEGPEPPVQAEMVELVPNGKHTAALGTTSVPSLPGDRFDENQCGAEMEEFLPHGTEKKQTHFTDFEGKTSFGMSVFNLSNAIMGSGILGLAYAMANTGIILFLFLLTAVALLSSYSIHLLLKSSGIVGIRAYEQLGFRAFGTPGKLAAAIAITLQNIGAMSSYLYIVKSEVPLVIQTFLNLEEKTTDWYLNGNYLVILVSVTIILPLALMKQLGYLGYASGFSLSCMVFFLISVIYKKFQIPCPLPEQGGNITSGINVSLGGEHWDGPAASLPPEGGVCTPSFFTLNSQTAYTIPIMAFAFVCHPEVLPIYTELKDPSKKKMQCISNISITVMYLMYFLAALFGYLTFYGRVESELLHTYSRVDPFDVLILCVRVAVLTAVTLTVPIVLFPVRRAIQQMLFQGKNFSWIRHVAIAVILLTFINLLVIFAPSILGIFGLIGATSAPCLIFIFPAIFYIRIMPKDKEPLRSTPKILAACFALLGVLFMIMSLSFIITDWATGGGRSGGSH; this comes from the exons ATGGAGGGCCCAGAGCCGCCCGTCCAGGCTGAGATGGTGGAGCTGGTGCCCAACGGGAAGCACACGGCTGCGCTCGGCACGACCAGTGTCCCCTCACTGCCTGGTGACAG GTTTGATGAGAATCAGTGCGGCGCGGAGATGGAGGAGTTCCTGCCCCACGGCACTGAGAAGAAGCAGACACACTTCACGGAT TTCGAAGGCAAGACGTCGTTTGGGATGTCTGTCTTCAACCTGAGCAATGCCATCATGGGCAGCGGCATCCTAGGGCTGGCCTACGCCATGGCCAACACCGGCATCATCCTCTTCCT CTTCCTGCTGACGGCCGTGGCTCTGCTGTCCAGCTACTCCATCCACCTGCTGCTGAAATCCTCCGGCATCGTGG GCATCCGTGCCTATGAGCAGTTGGGTTTCCGAGCCTTTGGCACACCGGGCAAGTTGGCTGCAGCCATTGCCATCACACTGCAGAATATTGGAG CCATGTCCAGCTACCTGTACATTGTCAAGTCTGAGGTGCCACTGGTCATCCAGACCTTCCTCAACCTGGAGGAGAAGACCAC GGATTGGTACCTGAACGGGAACTACCTGGTGATCCTGGTCTCCGTCACCATCATCCTGCCCTTGGCCCTGATGAAGCAACTGG GCTACCTGGGCTACGCCAGTGGCTTCTCGCTCAGCTGCATGGTCTTCTTCCTCATTTCG GTCATCTACAAGAAGTTCCAAATTCCCTGCCCGCTGCCTGAGCAAGGGGGGAACATCACCAGTGGCATCAACGTCTCCCTGGGCGGCGAGCACTGGGATGGTCCTGCAGCCTCGCTGCCCCCCGAGGGGGGGGTCTGCACCCCAAGCTTCTTCACCCTCAACTCCCAG ACAGCGTACACCATCCCCATCATGGCCTTCGCCTTCGTGTGTCACCCCGAGGTGCTGCCCATCTACACGGAGCTGAAGGA CCCTTCCAAGAAGAAGATGCAGTGCATCTCCAACATCTCCATCACCGTCATGTACCTCATGTACTTCCTGGCTGCCCTCTTTGGCTACCTCACGTTCTATG GGCGCGTGGAGTCGGAGCTGCTGCACACCTACAGCCGAGTGGACCCCTTTGATGTGCTGATCCTCTGCGTGCGGGTGGCCGTGCTGACAGCTGTGACACTCACTGTCCCCATCGTCCTCTTCCCG GTGCGCCGTGCTATCCAGCAGATGCTGTTCCAAGGCAAGAACTTCAGCTGGATCCGCCACGTCGCCATCGCTGTGATCCTGCTGACCTTCATCAACCTCCTGGTCATTTTTGCCCCTTCCATCCTCGGCATCTTTGGGTTGATTG GTGCCACCTCTGCCCCCTGCCTCATCTTCATCTTCCCGGCCATCTTCTACATCCGTATCATGCCCAAGGACAAGGAGCCCCTGCGCTCCACCCCCAAAATCCTG GCTGCCTGCTTCGCTCTCCTCGGGGTGCTTTTCATGATCATGAGCCTCAGCTTCATCATCACCGACTGGGCCACAGGGGGGGGCCGGAGTGGCGGCAGCCACTAG
- the SEMA3B gene encoding semaphorin-3B isoform X1 gives MSRPPLLLLLLLLPAARCPAPAATPRLRLSFPELRARHGLRLFQLERSCCYEALLLDEERGRLFVGAKNHLLSLSLDNISQRDRKIYWPAPVEWREECNWAGKDITAECMNFVKILHAYNRTHLYTCGTGAFHPTCAFVEVGQHTEDHVFKLDVRRAEDGKGKSPYDPRHAAASVLVGEELYSGVATDLMGRDFTIFRSMGSRPSVRTEQHDSRWLNEPKFVDVFWVPESENPDDDKIYFFFRETAVERQQGLGKASISRIGQICRNDMGGQRSLVNKWTTFLKARLVCAVPGTDGADTHFDELRDVFLLQTRDKRNPLVYAAFSTSSSIFQGSAICVYTMADIRRAFLGPFAHKEGPNYQWMPYQARVPYPRPGMCPSRTFGTFSSTKDFPDEVIQFARHHPLMYNPVLPHGQRPLFLQAGVPHTFTRIAVDRVAAADGHYDVLFIGTDVGTVLKVVSAPQQSWHGMEPLLLEELQVFQDASPIISLQLSSKRQQLYAGSATAVAQLPLHRCGAYGKACAECCLARDPYCAWDGTACTRFVPSTKRRSRRQDVRNGDPNLLCSEGAWGRGALYRARSGETTDAGSRPAEPSQGRVPQRQLYGVEGSSVFLECVPRSLRARVAWTYQRGPDAPQREVQPDERVVRTERGLLLRSVQRHDAGLYVCRATEQGFTQPVLRLALGVLGAAAPGGRAPWYRDFLQLLERPEAACGRLRPPPPVPAGPPARRRGGTEPEGGAEPRAARRRRTRGGPRAERGPRSAPAR, from the exons ATGAGCCGCCCGccgctcctgctgctgctcctgctgctgcccgcCGCCCGCTGCCCCGCACCTGCCGCCACCCCGCGCCTCCGGCTGTCCTTCCCGG agctgcgggCCCGCCACGGGCTGCGACTCTTCCAGCTGGAGCGCTCGTGCTGCTACGAGGCCCTGCTGCTGGATGAGGAGCGCGGCCGCCTCTTCGTGGGCGCCAAGAACCACCTGCTGTCACTGAGCCTGGACAACATCAGCCAGCGGGACAGGAAG ATCTACTGGCCGGCTCCGGTGGAGTGGAGAGAGGAGTGCAACTGGGCCGGCAAGGACATCACA GCCGAGTGCATGAACTTCGTGAAGATCCTGCATGCCTACAACCGGACCCACCTGTACACCTGCGGCACCGGCGCCTTCCACCCCACCTGCGCCTTCGTGGAGGTGGGCCAGCACACCGAG GACCACGTCTTCAAGCTGGATGTGCGACGCGCTGAGGATGGCAAAGGGAAGAGCCCCTACGATCCCCGGCACGCAGCCGCCTCCGTTCTCGTGG GTGAGGAGCTCTACTCAGGGGTGGCCACCGATCTGATGGGGCGCGACTTCACCATCTTCCGCAGCATGGGCTCCCGCCCGTCCGTCCGCACGGAGCAGCACGACTCCCGCTGGCTCAACG AGCCCAAGTTCGTGGATGTTTTTTGGGTGCCTGAGAGCGAGAACCCCGACGATGACAAAATCTACTTCTTCTTCCGTGAGACGGCGGTGGAGCGGCAGCAGGGGCTGGGCAAGGCCAGCATCAGCCGCATCGGCCAGATCTGCAGG AACGACATGGGCGGGCAGCGCAGCCTGGTGAACAAGTGGACGACGTTCCTCAAGGCGCGCCTGGTGTGCGCCGTGCCCGGCACCGATGGCGCCGACACGCACTTTGATGAGCTCC GTGACGTCTTCCTGCTGCAGACGAGGGACAAACGCAACCCCTTGGTCTACGCTGCCTTCTCCACCTCCAG CTCCATCTTCCAGGGCTCGGCCATCTGTGTCTACACCATGGCTGACATCCGCCGTGCGTTCCTGGGCCCCTTTGCACACAAGGAGGGCCCCAACTACCAGTGGATGCCATACCAGGCACGCGTGCCGTACCCACGCCCGGGCATG TGCCCCAGCAGAACCTTTGGCACCTTCAGCTCCACCAAGGACTTCCCGGATGAGGTGATCCAGTTTGCCCGGCACCACCCACTGATGTACAACCCGGTGCTGCCCCACGGCCAGCGGCCCCTCTTCCTGCAAGCCGGCGTGCCCCACACCTTCACCCGCATCGCCGTTGACCGCGTGGCTGCCGCCGATGGCCACTACGATGTCCTCTTCATTGGCACAG atgtgggcactGTGCTGAAGGTGGTCTCGGCACCGCAGCAGAGCTGGCACGGCATGGAGccgctgctgctggaggagctgcaggtctTCCAG gaCGCATCCCCCATCAtcagcctgcagctctcctctAAGCGG CAACAGCTCTATGCCGGCTCAGCCACCGCCGTGGCCCAGCTGCCCCTGCACCGCTGCGGCGCTTACGGCAAGGCGTGCGCCGAGTGCTGCCTGGCACGGGACCCGTACTGCGCCTGGGACGGCACCGCCTGCACCCGCTTCGTGCCCAGCACCAAGAG GCGCTCCCGCCGGCAGGACGTCCGCAACGGGGACCCCAACCTGCTGTGCTCCGAAGGTGCGTGGGGCCGCGGGGCGCTGTACCGCGCCCGCAGCGGGGAGACGACGGACGCGGGGTCTCGTCCCGCAGAGCCGTCGCAGGGCCGCGTGCCCCAACGGCAGCTGTACGGGGTGGAGGGCAGCAGCGTGTTCCTGGAGTGCGTGCCCCGCTCGCTGCGTGCCCGCGTCGCGTGGACGTACCAGCGCGGTCCCGACGCTCCCCAGCGCGAG GTGCAGCCGGACGAGAGGGTGGTGAGGACGGAGCGGGGGTTGCTGCTGCGCAGCGTGCAGCGGCACGACGCCGGGCTCTACGTGTGCCGGGCCACCGAGCAGGGCTTCACGCAGCCCGTGCTGCGCCTGGCGCTGGGCGTCCTCGGCGCCGCCGCCCCCGGGGGCCGCGCTCCCTGGTACCGGGACTTCCTGCAGTTGCTCGAGCGGCCCGAGGCGGCCTGTGGGCGGCTGCGGCCCCCGCCTCCCGTCCCGGCCGGGCCCCCCGCGCGGAGGCGGGGCGGGACGGAGCCGGAGGGCGGTGCGGAGCCGCGGGCCGCCCGACGCCGCCGTACCCGGGGCGGACCGAGAGCCGAGCGCGGCCCACGCAGCGCCCCCGCCCGGTGA
- the SEMA3B gene encoding semaphorin-3B isoform X2: protein MSRPPLLLLLLLLPAARCPAPAATPRLRLSFPELRARHGLRLFQLERSCCYEALLLDEERGRLFVGAKNHLLSLSLDNISQRDRKIYWPAPVEWREECNWAGKDITAECMNFVKILHAYNRTHLYTCGTGAFHPTCAFVEVGQHTEDHVFKLDVRRAEDGKGKSPYDPRHAAASVLVGEELYSGVATDLMGRDFTIFRSMGSRPSVRTEQHDSRWLNEPKFVDVFWVPESENPDDDKIYFFFRETAVERQQGLGKASISRIGQICRNDMGGQRSLVNKWTTFLKARLVCAVPGTDGADTHFDELRDVFLLQTRDKRNPLVYAAFSTSSSIFQGSAICVYTMADIRRAFLGPFAHKEGPNYQWMPYQARVPYPRPGMCPSRTFGTFSSTKDFPDEVIQFARHHPLMYNPVLPHGQRPLFLQAGVPHTFTRIAVDRVAAADGHYDVLFIGTDVGTVLKVVSAPQQSWHGMEPLLLEELQVFQDASPIISLQLSSKRQQLYAGSATAVAQLPLHRCGAYGKACAECCLARDPYCAWDGTACTRFVPSTKRRSRRQDVRNGDPNLLCSEEPSQGRVPQRQLYGVEGSSVFLECVPRSLRARVAWTYQRGPDAPQREVQPDERVVRTERGLLLRSVQRHDAGLYVCRATEQGFTQPVLRLALGVLGAAAPGGRAPWYRDFLQLLERPEAACGRLRPPPPVPAGPPARRRGGTEPEGGAEPRAARRRRTRGGPRAERGPRSAPAR, encoded by the exons ATGAGCCGCCCGccgctcctgctgctgctcctgctgctgcccgcCGCCCGCTGCCCCGCACCTGCCGCCACCCCGCGCCTCCGGCTGTCCTTCCCGG agctgcgggCCCGCCACGGGCTGCGACTCTTCCAGCTGGAGCGCTCGTGCTGCTACGAGGCCCTGCTGCTGGATGAGGAGCGCGGCCGCCTCTTCGTGGGCGCCAAGAACCACCTGCTGTCACTGAGCCTGGACAACATCAGCCAGCGGGACAGGAAG ATCTACTGGCCGGCTCCGGTGGAGTGGAGAGAGGAGTGCAACTGGGCCGGCAAGGACATCACA GCCGAGTGCATGAACTTCGTGAAGATCCTGCATGCCTACAACCGGACCCACCTGTACACCTGCGGCACCGGCGCCTTCCACCCCACCTGCGCCTTCGTGGAGGTGGGCCAGCACACCGAG GACCACGTCTTCAAGCTGGATGTGCGACGCGCTGAGGATGGCAAAGGGAAGAGCCCCTACGATCCCCGGCACGCAGCCGCCTCCGTTCTCGTGG GTGAGGAGCTCTACTCAGGGGTGGCCACCGATCTGATGGGGCGCGACTTCACCATCTTCCGCAGCATGGGCTCCCGCCCGTCCGTCCGCACGGAGCAGCACGACTCCCGCTGGCTCAACG AGCCCAAGTTCGTGGATGTTTTTTGGGTGCCTGAGAGCGAGAACCCCGACGATGACAAAATCTACTTCTTCTTCCGTGAGACGGCGGTGGAGCGGCAGCAGGGGCTGGGCAAGGCCAGCATCAGCCGCATCGGCCAGATCTGCAGG AACGACATGGGCGGGCAGCGCAGCCTGGTGAACAAGTGGACGACGTTCCTCAAGGCGCGCCTGGTGTGCGCCGTGCCCGGCACCGATGGCGCCGACACGCACTTTGATGAGCTCC GTGACGTCTTCCTGCTGCAGACGAGGGACAAACGCAACCCCTTGGTCTACGCTGCCTTCTCCACCTCCAG CTCCATCTTCCAGGGCTCGGCCATCTGTGTCTACACCATGGCTGACATCCGCCGTGCGTTCCTGGGCCCCTTTGCACACAAGGAGGGCCCCAACTACCAGTGGATGCCATACCAGGCACGCGTGCCGTACCCACGCCCGGGCATG TGCCCCAGCAGAACCTTTGGCACCTTCAGCTCCACCAAGGACTTCCCGGATGAGGTGATCCAGTTTGCCCGGCACCACCCACTGATGTACAACCCGGTGCTGCCCCACGGCCAGCGGCCCCTCTTCCTGCAAGCCGGCGTGCCCCACACCTTCACCCGCATCGCCGTTGACCGCGTGGCTGCCGCCGATGGCCACTACGATGTCCTCTTCATTGGCACAG atgtgggcactGTGCTGAAGGTGGTCTCGGCACCGCAGCAGAGCTGGCACGGCATGGAGccgctgctgctggaggagctgcaggtctTCCAG gaCGCATCCCCCATCAtcagcctgcagctctcctctAAGCGG CAACAGCTCTATGCCGGCTCAGCCACCGCCGTGGCCCAGCTGCCCCTGCACCGCTGCGGCGCTTACGGCAAGGCGTGCGCCGAGTGCTGCCTGGCACGGGACCCGTACTGCGCCTGGGACGGCACCGCCTGCACCCGCTTCGTGCCCAGCACCAAGAG GCGCTCCCGCCGGCAGGACGTCCGCAACGGGGACCCCAACCTGCTGTGCTCCGAAG AGCCGTCGCAGGGCCGCGTGCCCCAACGGCAGCTGTACGGGGTGGAGGGCAGCAGCGTGTTCCTGGAGTGCGTGCCCCGCTCGCTGCGTGCCCGCGTCGCGTGGACGTACCAGCGCGGTCCCGACGCTCCCCAGCGCGAG GTGCAGCCGGACGAGAGGGTGGTGAGGACGGAGCGGGGGTTGCTGCTGCGCAGCGTGCAGCGGCACGACGCCGGGCTCTACGTGTGCCGGGCCACCGAGCAGGGCTTCACGCAGCCCGTGCTGCGCCTGGCGCTGGGCGTCCTCGGCGCCGCCGCCCCCGGGGGCCGCGCTCCCTGGTACCGGGACTTCCTGCAGTTGCTCGAGCGGCCCGAGGCGGCCTGTGGGCGGCTGCGGCCCCCGCCTCCCGTCCCGGCCGGGCCCCCCGCGCGGAGGCGGGGCGGGACGGAGCCGGAGGGCGGTGCGGAGCCGCGGGCCGCCCGACGCCGCCGTACCCGGGGCGGACCGAGAGCCGAGCGCGGCCCACGCAGCGCCCCCGCCCGGTGA
- the LOC140257762 gene encoding 2'-5'-oligoadenylate synthase 1-like has translation MELGVQLAMGLGTVTQNQLEGWVAAHLQPSPEFSAAVRQTVKNICDFLKERCFEGISVLKTVKGGSSGKGTALRNNSDADVVLFVNCFSSYQEQEQLRGRILAIIERRLNERPPTMSTVNISQPSYKNSRGIPRSLSLTLSSIVSGESIDVDILPAYDALGQVIQDAPPDPSVYVKLLDTHCGPGDFSPSFTELQKNFVKWRPAKLKDLLRLVKHWYKEMLKLQYPNDKLPPKYALELLTIYVWEEGTNREDFSMAEGFRTVLELLGRHQDICIYWEKYYSLRDEKVGDYLKNQLRQPRPVILDPADPTGILGQDKSWDLVAREAARSCVSLPCIRDARSWNVQPARPVTVQVKQLQGISLSRKVSPSATVWELKGEIEKEWGIPRYQQRLALQQNPSSCSIVLQNEDSLATRGLFYDTVLLLLHTEPREMEVLVKDSNNRTTVYTVRPTDTVKQLKQQIYARQNLPVEQQRLTYGTSELENHHTLEHYSVQPHSTIYLLLRLRGGAGPLPRCFVSS, from the exons ATGGAGCTGGGTGTGCAGCTGGCGATGGGGTTGGGTACGGTGACCCAGAACCAGCTGGAGGGCTGGGTGGCCGcccacctgcagcccagcccgGAATTCAGCGCGGCGGTGAGGCAGACGGTGAAGAACATCTGCGACTTCCTCAAGGAGCGCTGCTTCGAGGGCATCAGCGTCCTCAAGACCGTCAAG GGCGGCTCGTCAGGGAAGGGCACAGCGCTGCGCAACAACTCGGATGCCGACGTGGTGCTCTTCGTTAACTGCTTCTCCAGCTAccaggagcaggagcagctgcgGGGCCGCATCCTCGCCATCATCGAGAGGCGGCTCAATGAGCGCCCCCCGACGATGTCCACAGTCAACATCAGCCAACCGAGCTACAAGAACAGCCGGGGCATACCGCGCTCCCTCAGCCTCACACTCTCCTCCATCGTTTCCGGAGAGTCCATCGACGTGGACATCCTGCCTGCCTACGATGCGCTGG ggcagGTGATTCAGGATGCCCCCCCGGACCCCAGTGTCTATGTGAAGCTGTTGGACACGCACTGCGGCCCTGGTGATTTCTCCCCCAgcttcacagaactgcagaagaacTTTGTGAAGTGGCGCCCCGCCAAGCTGAAGGACCTGCTGCGCCTGGTCAAGCACTGGTACAAGGAG ATGCTGAAGCTGCAGTACCCCAACGATAAGCTGCCCCCCAAGTATGCGCTGGAGCTGCTGACCATCTACGTCTGGGAGGAGGGCACAAACAGGGAGGATTTCAGCATGGCTGAGGGCTTCCGcactgtgctggagctgctcggCCGGCACCAGGACATCTGTATTTACTGGGAGAAGTACTATTCCCTGCGGGACGAGAAGGTCGGTGACTACCTGAAGAATCAGCTGCGCCAGCCCCG CCCCGTCATCCTGGATCCTGCTGACCCCACTGGCATCCTGGGCCAAGACAAGAGCTGGGACTTGGTGGCCAGGGAGGCTGCCCGGAGCTGTGTGTCACTGCCCTGCATCCGTGATGCCCGCTCCTGGAATGTGCAG CCTGCCCGACCTGTGACCGTGCAAgtgaagcagctgcagggcatCAGTCTGAGCAGGAAGGTCAGCCCCAGTGCCACAGTCTGGGAGCTGAAGGGGGAGATAGAGAAGGAGTGGGGCATCCCCCGCTACCAGCAGCGCCTGGCCCTGCAGCAGAACCCCAGCAGCTGCTCGATTGTGCTGCAGAATGAGGACAGCCTGGCCACCCGTGGCCTCTTCTatgacactgtgctgctgctgctgcacacgGAGCCCCGGGAGATGGAGGTTCTGGTGAAGGACAGCAACAACAGGACCACTGTCTACACCGTGCGGCCCACCGACACTGTGAAGCAGCTGAAACAGCAGATCTATGCCCGCCAGAACCTGCCCGTGGAGCAGCAGCGCCTCACCTATGGGACCAGTGAGCTGGAGAACCACCACACGCTGGAGCATTACAGcgtgcagccccacagcaccaTCTACCTGCTGCTGCGGCTGCGGGGTGGTGCAGGACCCCTGCCCCGATGCTTCGTGTCCTCCTGA